From one Rhodamnia argentea isolate NSW1041297 chromosome 1, ASM2092103v1, whole genome shotgun sequence genomic stretch:
- the LOC115740131 gene encoding flavin mononucleotide hydrolase 1, chloroplatic isoform X1: MVCLGQMAISLRPSSVPFPLALAPRSPRMASTFSNNCKSTSFAPPSPSHADRRRPILLFDIMDTIVRDPFYQDVPAFFGMPLKELIECKHPTSWIEFEEGVIDEMELARKFFKDGRPLDLEGLKTCMRRGYSYLEGIEELLHELKENGYEMHAFTNYPIWYEMIEEKLTISRYLSWTFCSCINGKRKPNRDFYLDALQHLKVDPPSCVFIDDRLRNVEAALEVGIVGIQFRSADLLRNDLFELGIDFSASKHSSSQNQLKLTKDQAS, translated from the exons ATGGTTTGTCTTGGGCAAATGGCTATTTCGTTGAGACCGTCTTCCGTCCCTTtccctctcgctctcgctccaAGGTCCCCAAGAATGGCTTCCACCTTCAGCAACAACTGCAAGTCGACTTCTTTTGCTCCACCGAGCCCGTCCCACGCCGACCGAAGGCGACCCATCTTGCTCTTCGACATCATGGACACGATCGTGCGCGACCCTTTTTACCAGGATGTCCCTGCCTTCTTCGg AATGCCTTTGAAGGAATTGATAGAATGCAAGCACCCAACTTCATGGATTGAGTTCGAAGAGGGAGTAATTGACGAG ATGGAACTGGCGAGAAAATTCTTCAAAGATGGAAGGCCTTTGGATTTGGAAG GCCTTAAAACATGCATGAGAAGGGGATATTCCTATCTTGAAGGAATTGAGGAACTTCTTcatgaattaaaagaaaacggTTATGAGATGCATGCTTTCACCAACTACCCTATCTG GTATGAAATGATTGAGGAAAAGTTGACAATATCGAGATACTTATCCTGGACATTTTGTTCATGCATAAATG GAAAAAGGAAGCCTAATCGGGATTTCTATTTGGATGCTCTGCAACACCTGAAAGTGGATCCACCTAGCTGTGTCTTCATTGATGACAG GCTAAGGAATGTGGAGGCCGCATTGGAAGTTGGCATTGTTGGTATACAGTTTAGGAGTGCAGATCTGTTGCGCAATGATCTCTTTGAACTCGGGATTGATTTTTCAGCAAGTAAGCATTCTAGTAGTCAGAACCAGCTTAAGCTTACAAAAGACCAGGCATCTTGA
- the LOC115740131 gene encoding flavin mononucleotide hydrolase 1, chloroplatic isoform X2 yields the protein MVCLGQMAISLRPSSVPFPLALAPRSPRMASTFSNNCKSTSFAPPSPSHADRRRPILLFDIMDTIVRDPFYQDVPAFFGMPLKELIECKHPTSWIEFEEGVIDEVRYYPCRWNWRENSSKMEGLWIWKVGDYITSHYIIFVAIGLKTCMRRGYSYLEGIEELLHELKENGYEMHAFTNYPIWYEMIEEKLTISRYLSWTFCSCINGKRKPNRDFYLDALQHLKVDPPSCVFIDDRLLALNLLRE from the exons ATGGTTTGTCTTGGGCAAATGGCTATTTCGTTGAGACCGTCTTCCGTCCCTTtccctctcgctctcgctccaAGGTCCCCAAGAATGGCTTCCACCTTCAGCAACAACTGCAAGTCGACTTCTTTTGCTCCACCGAGCCCGTCCCACGCCGACCGAAGGCGACCCATCTTGCTCTTCGACATCATGGACACGATCGTGCGCGACCCTTTTTACCAGGATGTCCCTGCCTTCTTCGg AATGCCTTTGAAGGAATTGATAGAATGCAAGCACCCAACTTCATGGATTGAGTTCGAAGAGGGAGTAATTGACGAGGTA CGCTACTATCCTTGCAGATGGAACTGGCGAGAAAATTCTTCAAAGATGGAAGGCCTTTGGATTTGGAAGGTTGGTGACTACATCACGAGTCATTACATCATTTTTGTGGCAATAG GCCTTAAAACATGCATGAGAAGGGGATATTCCTATCTTGAAGGAATTGAGGAACTTCTTcatgaattaaaagaaaacggTTATGAGATGCATGCTTTCACCAACTACCCTATCTG GTATGAAATGATTGAGGAAAAGTTGACAATATCGAGATACTTATCCTGGACATTTTGTTCATGCATAAATG GAAAAAGGAAGCCTAATCGGGATTTCTATTTGGATGCTCTGCAACACCTGAAAGTGGATCCACCTAGCTGTGTCTTCATTGATGACAGGTTATTGGCTT TAAACTTGCTGAGAGAATGA
- the LOC115740128 gene encoding uncharacterized protein LOC115740128 isoform X2, whose translation MAGMRGSRFGGGLVVWMFASPPGIGWRIKKLLRNGKQSLVAHFPSQVGYSLLGCLLRKYVIFFLRLLYQIIWKRTIEIHNVRATNGPDLASFNNDMEFNITTVSSMSCSNLRSPGTLVMGSPGLVDYRVAPLSSFANFSCHNTSEGPTVTLRCSNCELSQDSYYFSWQFVDLPNNPATAVGFRFNLTSKAHGRKKHVSFVSGTLRNGSMVDDRPVTFRGNDTNLLRFNLFPRIYHNLHDLQLIQPLFHEFLPGSVFQDASQLQASLESSNGIINTTLYVNFLSAYIVEIDNQSIMGPVSFLADLGGLYCISIGIFYFFLVQCEFRVKRLRHEDVVLRQIRHRLKAQDRWDKLRKYVMYTWGCKALEENYTNSSTEPHLSNCMMHSVRRSGSFHTSISSRKQPHRKETINLSKKLSLPGKKNAAPEFTQLQEVSTHLAGAGNQDRMSESRCDTPRKHELCSAADKKQQSVELQEKSTSSASVLSLTDDRLIPPLPALELKAGSDMDMTDVQKSIMLLYEYNAMLREKLVATHSLLRDLATEPSSAISRDKR comes from the exons ATGGCAGGAATGCGTGGTTCCAGATTCGGTGGTGGATTAGTCGTTTGGATGTTTGCTTCTCCACCAGGCATTGGCTG GAGGATCAAAAAGTTGTTAAGAAACGGAAAACAGAGCTTGGTGGCACACTTTCCGTCGCAAGTTGGATACTCTTTGCTGGGTTGTTTGCTGCGTAAGTATGTGATA TTTTTTCTCAGGTTGCTCTACCAAATTATCTGGAAGAGAACCATCGAGATTCATAATGTAAGGGCAACAAATGGACCTGATCTTGCTTCCTTTAACAATGACATGGAGTTTAATATTACTACCGTTTCTAGTATGAGCTGTTCGAACTTGCGGAGTCCAGGCACCTTAGTTATGGGGAGTCCTGGCTTGGTAGACTATAGGGTTGCTCCTCTGTCAAGCTTTGCAAATTTCTCTTGTCATAATACCAGTGAAGGGCCAACCGTAACACTCAGGTGCAGCAATTGTGAGCTGTCTCAAGACAGTTATTACTTTTCATGGCAGTTTGTTGATCTACCTAATAATCCTGCAACTGCAGTTGGTTTCCGATTCAATCTTACCTCGAAGGCCCATGGCAGAAAAAAACATGTGAGCTTTGTTAGTGGTACCCTGAGGAATGGAAGCATGGTTGATGATAGGCCAGTTACCTTCAGAGGCAATGATACAAATTTGCTGAGATTTAATTTGTTCCCAAGGATATACCATAATTTACACGATCTCCAGCTCATCCAACCACTATTCCATGAATTTCTTCCTGGATCAGTTTTTCAGGATGCTTCTCAGCTCCAAGCCTCCCTGGAAAGTTCTAATGGGATCATCAACACCACATTATATGTCAACTTTCTGTCTGCGTATATCGTCGAGATTGACAATCAGAGTATTATGGGCCCTG TAAGCTTCCTTGCGGACCTAGGTGGCCTTTATTGCATCAGCATTGGCATATTCTACTTCTTCTTGGTGCAG TGTGAATTCCGAGTTAAGAGACTGCGCCATGAAGATGTTGTTCTGCGGCAAATTAGACATCGGCTGAAAGCTCAAGACCGCTGGGATAAA TTGCGGAAATATGTGATGTACACCTGGGGTTGCAAAGCACTGGAAGAGAATTATACAAACAGCAGTACTGAACCACATTTAAGCAATTGTATGATGCATTCAGTTCGAAGGAGTGGTTCCTTTCATACCAGCATATCATCAAGGAAGCAACCTCATAGAAAGGAGACTATTAATCTTAGCAAGAAACTTAGCTTACCCGGCAAAAAG AATGCTGCCCCAGAGTTTACCCAGTTGCAGGAGGTAAGCACTCATTTAGCGGGAGCTGGAAACCAGGATAGAATGTCGGAATCAAGATGCGACACT CCACGGAAGCACGAGCTCTGTTCCGCAGCTGATAAGAAGCAGCAATCTGTTGAGTTACAGGAGAAAAGTACCTCTTCAGCATCGGTTCTTTCTCTTACTGATGATCGACTCATTCCACCTTTGCCAGCACTAG aaCTTAAGGCTGGTTCTGACATGGATATGACTGATGTCCAGAAAAGTATTATGCTTTTGTACGAGTACAATGCCATGTTGAGGGAAAAGTTAGTTGCCACCCATTCTTTGCTCCGTGATCTAGCGACAGAGCCCTCATCTGCAATATCAAGAGACAAAAGATGA
- the LOC115740128 gene encoding uncharacterized protein LOC115740128 isoform X3 encodes MAGMRGSRFGGGLVVWMFASPPGIGWRIKKLLRNGKQSLVAHFPSQVGYSLLGCLLRKLLYQIIWKRTIEIHNVRATNGPDLASFNNDMEFNITTVSSMSCSNLRSPGTLVMGSPGLVDYRVAPLSSFANFSCHNTSEGPTVTLRCSNCELSQDSYYFSWQFVDLPNNPATAVGFRFNLTSKAHGRKKHVSFVSGTLRNGSMVDDRPVTFRGNDTNLLRFNLFPRIYHNLHDLQLIQPLFHEFLPGSVFQDASQLQASLESSNGIINTTLYVNFLSAYIVEIDNQSIMGPVSFLADLGGLYCISIGIFYFFLVQCEFRVKRLRHEDVVLRQIRHRLKAQDRWDKLRKYVMYTWGCKALEENYTNSSTEPHLSNCMMHSVRRSGSFHTSISSRKQPHRKETINLSKKLSLPGKKNAAPEFTQLQEVSTHLAGAGNQDRMSESRCDTPRKHELCSAADKKQQSVELQEKSTSSASVLSLTDDRLIPPLPALELKAGSDMDMTDVQKSIMLLYEYNAMLREKLVATHSLLRDLATEPSSAISRDKR; translated from the exons ATGGCAGGAATGCGTGGTTCCAGATTCGGTGGTGGATTAGTCGTTTGGATGTTTGCTTCTCCACCAGGCATTGGCTG GAGGATCAAAAAGTTGTTAAGAAACGGAAAACAGAGCTTGGTGGCACACTTTCCGTCGCAAGTTGGATACTCTTTGCTGGGTTGTTTGCTGCGTAA GTTGCTCTACCAAATTATCTGGAAGAGAACCATCGAGATTCATAATGTAAGGGCAACAAATGGACCTGATCTTGCTTCCTTTAACAATGACATGGAGTTTAATATTACTACCGTTTCTAGTATGAGCTGTTCGAACTTGCGGAGTCCAGGCACCTTAGTTATGGGGAGTCCTGGCTTGGTAGACTATAGGGTTGCTCCTCTGTCAAGCTTTGCAAATTTCTCTTGTCATAATACCAGTGAAGGGCCAACCGTAACACTCAGGTGCAGCAATTGTGAGCTGTCTCAAGACAGTTATTACTTTTCATGGCAGTTTGTTGATCTACCTAATAATCCTGCAACTGCAGTTGGTTTCCGATTCAATCTTACCTCGAAGGCCCATGGCAGAAAAAAACATGTGAGCTTTGTTAGTGGTACCCTGAGGAATGGAAGCATGGTTGATGATAGGCCAGTTACCTTCAGAGGCAATGATACAAATTTGCTGAGATTTAATTTGTTCCCAAGGATATACCATAATTTACACGATCTCCAGCTCATCCAACCACTATTCCATGAATTTCTTCCTGGATCAGTTTTTCAGGATGCTTCTCAGCTCCAAGCCTCCCTGGAAAGTTCTAATGGGATCATCAACACCACATTATATGTCAACTTTCTGTCTGCGTATATCGTCGAGATTGACAATCAGAGTATTATGGGCCCTG TAAGCTTCCTTGCGGACCTAGGTGGCCTTTATTGCATCAGCATTGGCATATTCTACTTCTTCTTGGTGCAG TGTGAATTCCGAGTTAAGAGACTGCGCCATGAAGATGTTGTTCTGCGGCAAATTAGACATCGGCTGAAAGCTCAAGACCGCTGGGATAAA TTGCGGAAATATGTGATGTACACCTGGGGTTGCAAAGCACTGGAAGAGAATTATACAAACAGCAGTACTGAACCACATTTAAGCAATTGTATGATGCATTCAGTTCGAAGGAGTGGTTCCTTTCATACCAGCATATCATCAAGGAAGCAACCTCATAGAAAGGAGACTATTAATCTTAGCAAGAAACTTAGCTTACCCGGCAAAAAG AATGCTGCCCCAGAGTTTACCCAGTTGCAGGAGGTAAGCACTCATTTAGCGGGAGCTGGAAACCAGGATAGAATGTCGGAATCAAGATGCGACACT CCACGGAAGCACGAGCTCTGTTCCGCAGCTGATAAGAAGCAGCAATCTGTTGAGTTACAGGAGAAAAGTACCTCTTCAGCATCGGTTCTTTCTCTTACTGATGATCGACTCATTCCACCTTTGCCAGCACTAG aaCTTAAGGCTGGTTCTGACATGGATATGACTGATGTCCAGAAAAGTATTATGCTTTTGTACGAGTACAATGCCATGTTGAGGGAAAAGTTAGTTGCCACCCATTCTTTGCTCCGTGATCTAGCGACAGAGCCCTCATCTGCAATATCAAGAGACAAAAGATGA
- the LOC115740128 gene encoding uncharacterized protein LOC115740128 isoform X1 — protein sequence MACPSNSIRYNTTLCACPPGGLFNVTTNACALFTANTTISVDSGVDYYAISFPETIFSFDSIKKFTQSQAVFLEATAVLLLSWLAFCVFMRLMKVGDGRNAWFQIRWWISRLDVCFSTRHWLEDQKVVKKRKTELGGTLSVASWILFAGLFAALLYQIIWKRTIEIHNVRATNGPDLASFNNDMEFNITTVSSMSCSNLRSPGTLVMGSPGLVDYRVAPLSSFANFSCHNTSEGPTVTLRCSNCELSQDSYYFSWQFVDLPNNPATAVGFRFNLTSKAHGRKKHVSFVSGTLRNGSMVDDRPVTFRGNDTNLLRFNLFPRIYHNLHDLQLIQPLFHEFLPGSVFQDASQLQASLESSNGIINTTLYVNFLSAYIVEIDNQSIMGPVSFLADLGGLYCISIGIFYFFLVQCEFRVKRLRHEDVVLRQIRHRLKAQDRWDKLRKYVMYTWGCKALEENYTNSSTEPHLSNCMMHSVRRSGSFHTSISSRKQPHRKETINLSKKLSLPGKKNAAPEFTQLQEVSTHLAGAGNQDRMSESRCDTPRKHELCSAADKKQQSVELQEKSTSSASVLSLTDDRLIPPLPALELKAGSDMDMTDVQKSIMLLYEYNAMLREKLVATHSLLRDLATEPSSAISRDKR from the exons ATGGCGTGCCCATCGAACTCGATTCGCTACAACACCACTCTCTGCGCATGCCCGCCTGGGGGCCTCTTCAATGTCACCACCAACGCCTGCGCTCTGTTCACGGCCAACACCACCATCTCCGTCGACAGCGGCGTGGATTATTACGCCATAAGCTTCCCCGAGACCATATTCTCGTTCGATTCGATCAAGAAGTTCACGCAGTCTCAGGCCGTGTTCTTGGAGGCCACGGCTGTCCTGCTGCTATCTTGGCTCGCGTTTTGTGTTTTCATGAGGCTCATGAAGGTCGGAGATGGCAGGAATGCGTGGTTCCAGATTCGGTGGTGGATTAGTCGTTTGGATGTTTGCTTCTCCACCAGGCATTGGCTG GAGGATCAAAAAGTTGTTAAGAAACGGAAAACAGAGCTTGGTGGCACACTTTCCGTCGCAAGTTGGATACTCTTTGCTGGGTTGTTTGCTGC GTTGCTCTACCAAATTATCTGGAAGAGAACCATCGAGATTCATAATGTAAGGGCAACAAATGGACCTGATCTTGCTTCCTTTAACAATGACATGGAGTTTAATATTACTACCGTTTCTAGTATGAGCTGTTCGAACTTGCGGAGTCCAGGCACCTTAGTTATGGGGAGTCCTGGCTTGGTAGACTATAGGGTTGCTCCTCTGTCAAGCTTTGCAAATTTCTCTTGTCATAATACCAGTGAAGGGCCAACCGTAACACTCAGGTGCAGCAATTGTGAGCTGTCTCAAGACAGTTATTACTTTTCATGGCAGTTTGTTGATCTACCTAATAATCCTGCAACTGCAGTTGGTTTCCGATTCAATCTTACCTCGAAGGCCCATGGCAGAAAAAAACATGTGAGCTTTGTTAGTGGTACCCTGAGGAATGGAAGCATGGTTGATGATAGGCCAGTTACCTTCAGAGGCAATGATACAAATTTGCTGAGATTTAATTTGTTCCCAAGGATATACCATAATTTACACGATCTCCAGCTCATCCAACCACTATTCCATGAATTTCTTCCTGGATCAGTTTTTCAGGATGCTTCTCAGCTCCAAGCCTCCCTGGAAAGTTCTAATGGGATCATCAACACCACATTATATGTCAACTTTCTGTCTGCGTATATCGTCGAGATTGACAATCAGAGTATTATGGGCCCTG TAAGCTTCCTTGCGGACCTAGGTGGCCTTTATTGCATCAGCATTGGCATATTCTACTTCTTCTTGGTGCAG TGTGAATTCCGAGTTAAGAGACTGCGCCATGAAGATGTTGTTCTGCGGCAAATTAGACATCGGCTGAAAGCTCAAGACCGCTGGGATAAA TTGCGGAAATATGTGATGTACACCTGGGGTTGCAAAGCACTGGAAGAGAATTATACAAACAGCAGTACTGAACCACATTTAAGCAATTGTATGATGCATTCAGTTCGAAGGAGTGGTTCCTTTCATACCAGCATATCATCAAGGAAGCAACCTCATAGAAAGGAGACTATTAATCTTAGCAAGAAACTTAGCTTACCCGGCAAAAAG AATGCTGCCCCAGAGTTTACCCAGTTGCAGGAGGTAAGCACTCATTTAGCGGGAGCTGGAAACCAGGATAGAATGTCGGAATCAAGATGCGACACT CCACGGAAGCACGAGCTCTGTTCCGCAGCTGATAAGAAGCAGCAATCTGTTGAGTTACAGGAGAAAAGTACCTCTTCAGCATCGGTTCTTTCTCTTACTGATGATCGACTCATTCCACCTTTGCCAGCACTAG aaCTTAAGGCTGGTTCTGACATGGATATGACTGATGTCCAGAAAAGTATTATGCTTTTGTACGAGTACAATGCCATGTTGAGGGAAAAGTTAGTTGCCACCCATTCTTTGCTCCGTGATCTAGCGACAGAGCCCTCATCTGCAATATCAAGAGACAAAAGATGA
- the LOC115740129 gene encoding uncharacterized protein LOC115740129 isoform X1, translating to MDEPSMDWDIEEYSSEANSSKVNWLWNKGVAIGKKVLVTGMVISSAPFVLPPLLVVSALGIAVSVPYGLIFASYACSEKLMSRLLPNPYEEGIGEEEEEEVGFGGDIDMEEEKVEQTEDIKEQLKTRFELVEGNEEEKTMVGDTYGNRGMVEDLNSEVREIMEKDNDIIEGSLSQQPRDEMRGVLLTLEVDENDGSKFDQIRAPFEVTNVVVLESGRLQDIGEDELVRETRGLIETFSDEGKPHNPVEEEKMQPEGMHEADDEIDVVVESKNYGKKGKRKGRKKEKAEEKTIEKLPRETDVHKIKQSGNAHADQDKKLAGLVEEKKPITEESEKMTADYGKEKTSNKVDAGKMLKQGTSKVIHDAGNDQENSLGIGDAKIPISLASSGLNDGRGLQILAGRGISPSFVEDEEIYGEEKIWQQIEAMRKIVGYKAKLQASCIEELKALYLFTGVEPPGSFKDTLDVVELNNKLRFLMSVVGVK from the exons ATGGACGAACCGAGCATGGATTGGGATATCGAGGAATACTCCTCTGAAGCAAACAGCAGCAAAGTCAATTGGTTATGGAATAAGGGAGTAGCAATTGGAAAGAAGGTTCTGGTCACAGGCATGGTAATCTCCTCTGCGCCATttgttcttcctcctcttctggTAGTCTCTGCACTAGGGATTGCCGTCTCTGTTCCTTATGGGCTCATCTTTGCAAGTTATGCTTGCTCTGAGAAGCTCATGAGTAGGTTGCTTCCAAATCCTTATGAGGAAGGAATtggggaagaggaggaagaggaggttgGATTTGGAGGAGATATTGATATGGAGGAGGAGAAAGTTGAGCAAACTGAGGACATAAAAGAACAACTGAAGACGAGGTTTGAATTggtagaaggaaatgaagaagagaagaccaTGGTCGGGGATACTTATGGTAACAGAGGTATGGTGGAGGACTTAAATTCCGAGGTTCGCGAAATAATGGAGAAAGATAATGACATAATAGAAGGAAGTTTGTCTCAGCAGCCAAGGGATGAGATGCGGGGTGTTTTACTTACACTAGAAGTGGATGAGAATGATGGCAGTAAATTCGACCAAATCAGGGCACCCTTTGAAGTAACAAATGTGGTTGTATTGGAGAGCGGGAGACTGCAAGACATTGGAGAAGATGAATTGGTGAGAGAGACTAGGGGGTTGATAGAAACATTTTCTGATGAGGGAAAACCTCATAATCCagtggaagaagagaagatgcaACCCGAAGGAATGCATGAAGCTGATGATGAAATAGATGTGGTAGTTGAATCTAAAAATTATgggaaaaagggcaaaagaaagggtagaaaaaaggagaaagctgAAGAAAAGACAATCGAGAAACTCCCCAGGGAAACAGATGTGCATAAAATAAAGCAAAGTGGGAATGCTCACGCTGATCAGGATAAGAAATTGGCTGGCCTTGtagaagagaagaaaccaaTCACggaagaaagcgaaaagatGACTGCTGACTATGGGAAGGAGAAAACTAGCAATAAGGTGGATGCCGGAAAAATGCTCAAACAAGGAACTTCTAAAG TAATCCATGACGCAGGAAATGATCAGGAAAACAGTTTGGGTATTGGAGATGCAAAGATTCCTATATCTCTTGCTTCCTCTGGGTTAAATGATGGGAGAGGCCTCCAAATTTTGGCTGGGAGAGGCATTTCTCCGTCTTTCGTTGAG GACGAGGAGATATATGGAGAGGAAAAGATATGGCAACAGATCGAGGCGATGCGTAAGATAGTTGGATACAAGGCTAAACTGCAGGCTTCGTGTATCGAGGAACTGAAAGCTCTCTATCTCTTTACCGGTGTCGAACCACCTGGCTCGTTCAAGGATACTTTGGACGTTGTGGAATTGAACAACAAGCTTCGGTTCCTCATGTCGGTAGTTGGAGTCAAATAG
- the LOC115740129 gene encoding neurofilament medium polypeptide-like isoform X2 — translation MDEPSMDWDIEEYSSEANSSKVNWLWNKGVAIGKKVLVTGMVISSAPFVLPPLLVVSALGIAVSVPYGLIFASYACSEKLMSRLLPNPYEEGIGEEEEEEVGFGGDIDMEEEKVEQTEDIKEQLKTRFELVEGNEEEKTMVGDTYGNRGMVEDLNSEVREIMEKDNDIIEGSLSQQPRDEMRGVLLTLEVDENDGSKFDQIRAPFEVTNVVVLESGRLQDIGEDELVRETRGLIETFSDEGKPHNPVEEEKMQPEGMHEADDEIDVVVESKNYGKKGKRKGRKKEKAEEKTIEKLPRETDVHKIKQSGNAHADQDKKLAGLVEEKKPITEESEKMTADYGKEKTSNKVDAGKMLKQGTSKGNDQENSLGIGDAKIPISLASSGLNDGRGLQILAGRGISPSFVEDEEIYGEEKIWQQIEAMRKIVGYKAKLQASCIEELKALYLFTGVEPPGSFKDTLDVVELNNKLRFLMSVVGVK, via the exons ATGGACGAACCGAGCATGGATTGGGATATCGAGGAATACTCCTCTGAAGCAAACAGCAGCAAAGTCAATTGGTTATGGAATAAGGGAGTAGCAATTGGAAAGAAGGTTCTGGTCACAGGCATGGTAATCTCCTCTGCGCCATttgttcttcctcctcttctggTAGTCTCTGCACTAGGGATTGCCGTCTCTGTTCCTTATGGGCTCATCTTTGCAAGTTATGCTTGCTCTGAGAAGCTCATGAGTAGGTTGCTTCCAAATCCTTATGAGGAAGGAATtggggaagaggaggaagaggaggttgGATTTGGAGGAGATATTGATATGGAGGAGGAGAAAGTTGAGCAAACTGAGGACATAAAAGAACAACTGAAGACGAGGTTTGAATTggtagaaggaaatgaagaagagaagaccaTGGTCGGGGATACTTATGGTAACAGAGGTATGGTGGAGGACTTAAATTCCGAGGTTCGCGAAATAATGGAGAAAGATAATGACATAATAGAAGGAAGTTTGTCTCAGCAGCCAAGGGATGAGATGCGGGGTGTTTTACTTACACTAGAAGTGGATGAGAATGATGGCAGTAAATTCGACCAAATCAGGGCACCCTTTGAAGTAACAAATGTGGTTGTATTGGAGAGCGGGAGACTGCAAGACATTGGAGAAGATGAATTGGTGAGAGAGACTAGGGGGTTGATAGAAACATTTTCTGATGAGGGAAAACCTCATAATCCagtggaagaagagaagatgcaACCCGAAGGAATGCATGAAGCTGATGATGAAATAGATGTGGTAGTTGAATCTAAAAATTATgggaaaaagggcaaaagaaagggtagaaaaaaggagaaagctgAAGAAAAGACAATCGAGAAACTCCCCAGGGAAACAGATGTGCATAAAATAAAGCAAAGTGGGAATGCTCACGCTGATCAGGATAAGAAATTGGCTGGCCTTGtagaagagaagaaaccaaTCACggaagaaagcgaaaagatGACTGCTGACTATGGGAAGGAGAAAACTAGCAATAAGGTGGATGCCGGAAAAATGCTCAAACAAGGAACTTCTAAAG GAAATGATCAGGAAAACAGTTTGGGTATTGGAGATGCAAAGATTCCTATATCTCTTGCTTCCTCTGGGTTAAATGATGGGAGAGGCCTCCAAATTTTGGCTGGGAGAGGCATTTCTCCGTCTTTCGTTGAG GACGAGGAGATATATGGAGAGGAAAAGATATGGCAACAGATCGAGGCGATGCGTAAGATAGTTGGATACAAGGCTAAACTGCAGGCTTCGTGTATCGAGGAACTGAAAGCTCTCTATCTCTTTACCGGTGTCGAACCACCTGGCTCGTTCAAGGATACTTTGGACGTTGTGGAATTGAACAACAAGCTTCGGTTCCTCATGTCGGTAGTTGGAGTCAAATAG
- the LOC115740283 gene encoding uncharacterized protein At4g13230: MASYVVLQAGKNPKLAHAGANLAKSSILVPKVISRSIETEGGPIGTDSSVPGATSHSSESISNPAAVSTPTDNVTQASNFSTGTRSATEDLTERAKQKLQDAWNSARDTVVDKARETKESIKDAASEVEESMNTKND; encoded by the exons ATGGCGAGTTACGTGGTCCTCCAAGCCGGAAAGAATCCCAAGTTGGCTCATGCTGGAGCTAACTTGGCCAAGAGCAGCATTTTGGTTCCTAAGGTCATTTCCAGGTCCATCGAG ACTGAAGGGGGTCCCATAGGGACTGACTCATCAGTACCAGGAGCTACATCACACTCCAGTGAGAGCATTTCAAACCCGGCTGCAgtgtcgacgccgacggataAT GTGACGCAAGCATCAAACTTCTCGACTGGCACTAGGTCTGCAACTGAAGACTTGACTGAGAGAGCAAAGCAAAAGCTGCAGGATGCTTGGAATTCTGCTCGAGACACGGTTGTTGACAAGGCTAGAGAGACCAAGGAATCCATCAAAGACGCTGCATCGGAGGTTGAAGAGTCAATGAATACTAAAAACGACTAA